One Triticum dicoccoides isolate Atlit2015 ecotype Zavitan chromosome 5B, WEW_v2.0, whole genome shotgun sequence genomic window carries:
- the LOC119311287 gene encoding uncharacterized protein LOC119311287 isoform X2, translated as MGRQDAEAEAELQDIEAAYAAESARRRHLPDWSKTPAPRSRPPTAQPSPHGRVCLLAVVGALSPTCQDSYRRKDTFSFLLDGQQHNHNNRSISSAPVGRRSGATPAPTEYCLCYNLPR; from the exons ATGGGTCGCCAagatgccgaggccgaggcggagcTCCAGGACATCGAGGCCGCGTACGCCGCTGAGTCCGCCAGGCGTCGCCACCTCCCCGACTGGTCCAAGACGCCAGCCCCCCGCTCCCGTCCGCCCACGGCCCAACCCAGTCCCCACGGCCGCGTGTGCCTCCTCGCCGTCGTGGGTGCTCTCTCCCCCACTTGCCAAG ATTCCTACAGAAGAAAGGATACCTTTTCTTTTTTATTGgatggacaacaacataaccacaacaaTAGATCTATCAG TTCTGCGCCGGTTGGACGGCGTTCAGGCGCAACCCCGGCACCCACTGAGTACTGCCTCTGCTACAACCTTCCTCGgtga
- the LOC119311287 gene encoding uncharacterized protein LOC119311287 isoform X1: MGRQDAEAEAELQDIEAAYAAESARRRHLPDWSKTPAPRSRPPTAQPSPHGRVCLLAVVGALSPTCQGQLRTACVCLSDSYRRKDTFSFLLDGQQHNHNNRSISSAPVGRRSGATPAPTEYCLCYNLPR, encoded by the exons ATGGGTCGCCAagatgccgaggccgaggcggagcTCCAGGACATCGAGGCCGCGTACGCCGCTGAGTCCGCCAGGCGTCGCCACCTCCCCGACTGGTCCAAGACGCCAGCCCCCCGCTCCCGTCCGCCCACGGCCCAACCCAGTCCCCACGGCCGCGTGTGCCTCCTCGCCGTCGTGGGTGCTCTCTCCCCCACTTGCCAAG GACAACTTAGAACAGCTTGTGTGTGCCTCTCAGATTCCTACAGAAGAAAGGATACCTTTTCTTTTTTATTGgatggacaacaacataaccacaacaaTAGATCTATCAG TTCTGCGCCGGTTGGACGGCGTTCAGGCGCAACCCCGGCACCCACTGAGTACTGCCTCTGCTACAACCTTCCTCGgtga